One stretch of Prunus persica cultivar Lovell chromosome G1, Prunus_persica_NCBIv2, whole genome shotgun sequence DNA includes these proteins:
- the LOC18793633 gene encoding copper transporter 5.1 — protein MMHMTFYWSKDVTILIDSWRTTSWTSYSLTLIACLIVSAFYQYLEDLRVRLKTASSSAAKISSPAPIQTPLLGAKLDGAGGRFSAARLGGAVLFGVNAAIGYLLMLAVMSFNGGVFVAIVVGLAIGYLAFRSGDDDVAATVVDNPCACA, from the coding sequence ATGATGCACATGACCTTCTACTGGAGCAAGGACGTGACAATCCTGATCGACTCTTGGCGGACCACTTCATGGACGAGTTACTCCCTCACGCTAATCGCCTGCCTCATCGTCTCGGCCTTCTACCAGTACCTCGAGGACCTCCGCGTGCGGCTCAAGACCGCGTCGTCGTCGGCCGCGAAAATCTCTTCGCCGGCGCCGATCCAAACTCCGCTGCTCGGCGCGAAGCTCGACGGCGCCGGAGGGAGGTTCTCGGCGGCTCGGCTTGGTGGAGCCGTGCTTTTCGGGGTGAACGCGGCGATCGGGTACCTGCTGATGCTGGCGGTCATGTCGTTTAACGGAGGCGTGTTTGTGGCTATCGTTGTGGGGCTCGCGATTGGCTACTTGGCGTTTAGGAGCGGGGACGATGACGTGGCGGCAACTGTGGTTGATAATCCCTGCGCTTGTGCTTAG